In a single window of the Deinococcus cellulosilyticus NBRC 106333 = KACC 11606 genome:
- a CDS encoding thiamine diphosphokinase yields the protein MICYVLINGELHPTAHMQHILETSPPDLVVVADGGIQHVETLGVKPDVWMGDFDSTPEEALHRYPDLERIPYPADKDLLDSEIALEYALERGAKTVIVWGALGGRTDHTLAAILLATRFPQIQLMLHSGTESVHPLHPHQPLILSTVLEQTLSVLSILPLHHLNIRGVRWELFDANVERGSGWTMSNVAVGDQVNIWIEQGLGVVIVQHE from the coding sequence ATGATCTGCTACGTGCTGATCAACGGCGAACTGCACCCCACAGCGCACATGCAGCACATCCTTGAAACCTCCCCCCCGGACCTGGTGGTGGTTGCCGATGGAGGCATCCAGCATGTTGAAACCCTGGGAGTGAAACCCGACGTATGGATGGGCGATTTTGATTCCACACCGGAAGAAGCCCTGCACAGGTACCCCGATCTGGAGCGCATCCCCTACCCCGCAGACAAAGACCTGCTGGATTCAGAAATTGCCCTGGAGTACGCCCTGGAGCGAGGTGCAAAAACCGTCATTGTCTGGGGCGCACTGGGAGGCAGGACAGACCACACGCTGGCTGCCATCCTGCTCGCCACCCGCTTTCCCCAGATCCAGCTCATGCTGCACAGTGGAACAGAGAGTGTCCATCCCCTGCACCCACACCAGCCTTTGATCCTCAGCACTGTCCTGGAGCAGACCCTCAGTGTGCTGTCCATCCTGCCCCTCCACCACCTGAACATCCGGGGGGTGCGCTGGGAACTTTTTGACGCGAATGTGGAACGCGGCTCAGGCTGGACCATGAGCAATGTGGCGGTGGGAGATCAGGTCAACATCTGGATTGAACAGGGGCTGGGCGTGGTGATTGTGCAACATGAATGA
- the recO gene encoding DNA repair protein RecO, whose product MRERYKNISGIILRRTTTPSGDMIVSLLTPRGKFKGVSRKAAPSPSTLKLNLFQHVTVQMYNRQQEDLGLLTQVKLEGALSQLVKPEVYPLASFLCELVDHVVEGEMDIPQTYDLLAGALRGLNSHPDPEWVSLVMGFKLLGSLGMAHRTEDADGPFFDADRGVITRKTGGLRLSPDSAAFMTSVHQRSVRDLMEHPLTDRKDIWMALEKFIVIHAGVLKSFDVLRSVQ is encoded by the coding sequence ATGCGTGAACGCTACAAGAACATCTCGGGGATCATTCTGCGGCGCACCACCACCCCGAGCGGGGACATGATTGTCTCGCTGCTCACGCCCAGAGGCAAATTCAAGGGTGTGAGCCGCAAGGCCGCCCCCTCCCCCAGCACCCTCAAACTGAACCTCTTTCAGCACGTCACCGTGCAGATGTACAACAGGCAACAGGAAGACCTCGGCCTGCTCACCCAGGTGAAACTGGAAGGGGCCCTCTCGCAACTGGTGAAACCCGAAGTCTACCCCCTGGCCAGTTTTCTGTGTGAACTGGTGGACCATGTGGTGGAAGGGGAAATGGACATCCCCCAGACCTATGACCTGCTGGCCGGAGCCCTGCGCGGCCTGAATTCCCACCCTGATCCTGAATGGGTTTCGCTGGTGATGGGGTTCAAACTGCTGGGCAGTCTGGGCATGGCCCACCGCACCGAAGATGCAGATGGACCATTCTTTGATGCAGATCGGGGCGTGATCACCCGCAAAACCGGAGGTCTGCGCCTCTCTCCAGACAGTGCAGCTTTCATGACCTCGGTCCATCAGCGCAGTGTGCGGGACCTGATGGAGCATCCCCTCACCGACCGCAAGGACATCTGGATGGCCCTCGAAAAATTCATTGTGATCCACGCCGGAGTGCTGAAGTCTTTTGATGTGCTGCGCTCGGTGCAGTAG
- a CDS encoding GreA/GreB family elongation factor, producing the protein MSREVKLTQEGFERLKRTLEQEQERLAEATRILSEQMEAADDLEDNGLEEAKREKLNIETRIEELEDMLLRAKIISPADLKEESVNLGAYVTLEDEKTGKQLKVQLVSASEAKVLGRAIVSEDSPVGTQLLGRRTGDSFVVNLDEGKRQLKYKVLGIEY; encoded by the coding sequence GTGAGCCGCGAAGTAAAACTCACTCAGGAAGGTTTTGAGCGCCTGAAAAGGACGCTGGAACAAGAACAAGAGCGCCTCGCAGAAGCCACTCGCATTCTCAGCGAGCAGATGGAAGCCGCCGATGACCTGGAAGACAATGGTCTCGAAGAGGCCAAACGCGAAAAACTGAACATTGAAACCCGCATTGAAGAACTTGAGGACATGCTCCTTCGGGCCAAGATCATTTCTCCTGCGGATCTCAAGGAAGAAAGCGTCAACCTCGGAGCCTACGTCACCCTCGAAGACGAAAAGACCGGCAAGCAGCTCAAAGTGCAACTGGTCAGTGCCTCCGAAGCCAAAGTGCTCGGTCGGGCCATCGTCTCCGAAGACAGCCCGGTCGGCACCCAGCTGCTTGGACGCAGAACCGGCGATTCCTTTGTCGTGAACCTCGACGAAGGCAAACGCCAGCTGAAGTACAAGGTGCTCGGGATCGAGTACTGA
- a CDS encoding ABC transporter ATP-binding protein yields MLQVRTVSKQYGQTLALSKVSFNMQDGETLAILGPSGCGKSTLLRVLAGLEHPDQGDVLWDDQEITHLPPEKRLFSLVFQDYALFPHLNVLANVMFGLIERKTPRKQAGQVALDWLEKVNLQGLERRRVTELSGGQQQRVAVARALAVNPRLLLLDEPFSNLDQQLREEVQNELLATLRETRSSTILVTHDQQEAFKLASRVIVMREGKIEQVGTPSDLYHHPESRWVANFLGHDNVFDDFFIPQYAFKLDATEKAARVLSIERLGREIAAQVDLQNTQYTIHFSEREAFDWQIRAGSSLPLRIDRQLVQRFRP; encoded by the coding sequence ATGCTGCAGGTCAGAACAGTTTCTAAACAATATGGTCAGACGCTGGCCCTCTCAAAGGTCAGTTTCAACATGCAGGACGGAGAGACCCTGGCCATCCTGGGTCCTTCTGGCTGCGGAAAGTCCACCTTGCTGCGTGTGCTGGCAGGGCTGGAGCACCCAGATCAGGGGGATGTTCTGTGGGACGATCAGGAGATCACCCACCTGCCTCCAGAAAAGAGACTGTTTTCGCTGGTGTTTCAGGACTACGCCCTGTTTCCGCACCTGAATGTGCTTGCCAACGTGATGTTCGGCCTGATTGAGCGCAAAACACCCAGGAAACAGGCCGGGCAGGTGGCCCTGGATTGGCTGGAAAAAGTCAATCTGCAGGGCCTGGAGCGCCGCAGAGTCACTGAACTTTCTGGAGGGCAACAGCAGCGTGTGGCGGTTGCCAGAGCCCTCGCCGTGAACCCCAGGCTCCTGCTCCTTGATGAACCTTTTTCGAACCTGGACCAGCAACTGCGGGAGGAGGTGCAGAACGAACTCCTCGCCACCCTCAGGGAAACCCGCAGCAGCACCATTCTGGTCACCCACGACCAGCAGGAGGCGTTCAAACTGGCTTCCCGGGTGATCGTGATGCGGGAAGGAAAAATCGAGCAGGTGGGCACCCCCAGCGACCTGTACCACCATCCTGAAAGCAGGTGGGTGGCGAACTTTCTGGGCCATGACAACGTGTTCGATGATTTTTTCATTCCCCAGTACGCTTTCAAGCTCGATGCCACCGAAAAAGCAGCCAGGGTGCTCTCCATCGAGCGTCTGGGCCGTGAAATTGCGGCCCAGGTGGACCTGCAAAACACCCAGTACACCATCCATTTCAGTGAGCGTGAGGCCTTTGACTGGCAGATCAGAGCGGGCTCAAGCCTGCCCCTGAGAATTGACCGGCAACTGGTGCAGAGGTTCCGGCCATGA
- a CDS encoding Type 1 glutamine amidotransferase-like domain-containing protein, with protein MHLFLLGNTPALPRVVQDFMALAGNEARIAVLCAGANWPRYAPHYLQTFLEAGAQEVRFIGEEDGVLNLEQATEILQSATGILVAGGDTYLYQQHYVVSNLADLIREKVRSGVPYIGISAGAILSCLTCLIPEEDRSGPEQPRYLPGFGFLTTLVFPHFSEWEGQAELQAAAQELYVQEAWGLDENAAACFQDGELVHTYGEGVWKVGPEGEPELLKVEAPILLG; from the coding sequence ATGCATCTTTTTCTGCTTGGAAACACCCCGGCCCTGCCAAGGGTGGTCCAGGATTTTATGGCACTGGCCGGAAATGAAGCCCGGATTGCTGTGCTGTGTGCAGGGGCGAATTGGCCCAGATACGCTCCCCATTATTTGCAGACTTTTCTGGAGGCCGGAGCCCAGGAAGTGCGCTTCATCGGTGAGGAAGACGGGGTGCTGAACCTGGAGCAGGCCACAGAGATCCTGCAGTCTGCCACCGGGATTCTGGTTGCAGGGGGCGACACCTACCTGTACCAGCAGCATTATGTGGTCTCAAACCTCGCTGACCTGATCCGTGAGAAAGTTCGCTCTGGTGTGCCCTACATCGGGATTTCCGCTGGAGCCATCCTCAGTTGCCTGACCTGCCTGATTCCCGAAGAGGACCGCTCAGGCCCTGAACAGCCCCGTTACCTGCCAGGTTTCGGATTTCTCACCACCCTGGTTTTCCCCCATTTCAGCGAGTGGGAAGGGCAGGCTGAACTGCAGGCCGCCGCCCAGGAACTGTACGTGCAGGAAGCATGGGGCCTCGATGAGAACGCCGCTGCCTGCTTCCAGGACGGGGAACTGGTCCACACTTACGGTGAAGGGGTCTGGAAGGTCGGACCTGAAGGGGAGCCCGAACTGCTGAAAGTTGAAGCCCCCATCCTGCTGGGGTAG